The Panicum virgatum strain AP13 chromosome 5K, P.virgatum_v5, whole genome shotgun sequence genome has a window encoding:
- the LOC120710235 gene encoding U-box domain-containing protein 70-like has product MAMASPPLQHAFRQEQLYLVLYLDQEHDGARRNQRRVLKPSGKGLFGVTVVNDWPIYDGPDPSKANMVARARGHHMQTGKDDERGSWFLSCSIVFLDGSCYPGSTLVVTGMIEQGNPKGEWAIVGGTGKFNLAQGAIYYDVVDDDGVASVIKELHIGVLYTSMERSSLTLMFCEFNPSEVDDAIENGTDLGRGAYGSVYKAKIRNKTVAIKINNYGSWQGEREFNQEVEILRKTRHENLVTLVGACSGRRALVYEFLPNGTLEGRLEKEPFPWEERVRVATGTASALLSSSSTAPGLIPSLTVTSSHATSFSTRSTSASSTTLDYPARCVIRATATPGHVTPAFGTPYYMDPEFIRSDRLTPQSDVYALGIVMLQLVTGRGPEHIRARVLEKLGEDGETEMICEQLVDAKLELDGLQVEKSRIGIALRQVSDASALPDKSSLH; this is encoded by the exons ATGGCCATGGCCAGTCCTCCCCTGCAGCATGCCTTCAGGCAAGAACAGCTCTACCTCGTCTTGTATTTGGACCAGGAGCATGATGGGGCAAGGCGGAACCAAAGGAGGGTGCTAAAGCCAAGCGGCAAAGGATTATTTGGTGTTACCGTGGTTAATGACTGGCCTATCTACGATGGCCCAGATCCCAGCAAAGCTAACATGGTCGCTCGTGCGCGAGGCCATCATATGCAGACGGGCAAAGACGACGAACGCGGCAGCTGGTTCCTTTCTTGCAGCATCGTCTTCTTGGATGGCTCATG CTACCCGGGTTCCACGCTTGTCGTAACAGGAATGATCGAGCAAGGGAATCCCAAGGGGGAGTGGGCAATTGTTGGCGGCACAGGAAAATTTAATCTTGCACAAGGTGCAATATACTATGATGTGGTGGATGATGATGGAGTAGCTTCAGTTATAAAAGAGCTTCATATTGGCGTGCTGTACACATCAATGGAAAGATCTTCT CTTACACTGATGTTCTGCGAGTTCAATCCTTCAGAGGTTGATGATGCGATTGAGAATGGGACAGATCTCGGACGAGGTGCCTATGGCAGTGTCTACAAGGCCAAAATTCGGAACAAGACAGTTGCTATAAAGATTAACAATTATGGAAGTTGGCAAGGAGAGCGGGAGTTCAACCAAGAG GTCGAGATCCTAAGAAAGACCAGACATGAGAACCTGGTCACCCTCGTTGGAGCATGCAGCGGAAGGCGCGCCCTTGTTTACGAGTTCTTACCAAACGGCACCCTTGAAGGTCGCCTCGAAAAGGAACCGTTCCCATGGGAAGAAAGAGTCCGTGTAGCCACCGGCACGGCATCTGCTCTGCTCTCGAGTTCCTCCACAGCGCCAGGCCTGATCCCATCGCTCACGGTGACCTCAAGCCATGCAACATCCTTTTCGACGCGGAGTACGTCTGCAAGCTCGACGACTTTGGACTATCCCGCGCGTTGCGTTATACGAGCCACAGCAACACCGGGCCATGTTACTCCTGCGTTTGGCACCCCGTACTACATGGACCCGGAATTCATCCGGAGTGACAGGCTCACCCCTCAGTCTGACGTCTACGCTCTGGGCATCGTGATGCTGCAGCTAGTCACGGGGCGAGGTCCAGAGCATATCAGAGCTCGCGTGCTAGAAAAACTAGGTGAGGATGGCGAGACAGAGATGATATGTGAGCAGCTGGTGGATGCTAAGCTGGAGCTGGATG